Within the Mastacembelus armatus chromosome 10, fMasArm1.2, whole genome shotgun sequence genome, the region AGTTTCCCTATCCAGTGGTTCCTTTGTCACTAATGAatacatgttttctttaaaggACGGTTTTAACTCAAACGGTACATTTCCCATCAGACTACATATGACTTTGCCATTCAGGCCAGAATCAATGTCTCTAACATTAATGAGAGAAATCACGGTCCCGGGTTTTGAATCTTCCGGGACTGTGCTGGATAAAGATGTCACCTCGATCTCTGGTTTATTGTCATTAACATCCTGAATTTTGATTATGACTCTACAATCAGTTGTCATCGGCGGCTGACCTCTATCAGAAGCTTGAACGTCTAACTTGAAAACGTCAGTTGTCTCGTAGTCAATTTGTCCTTTAACTCGAATTTCTCCCACATGTCTGTCCAGACTGAATAATTGTAACACGTCGGAGTTAGTGTCACCCCCAAAGGCATACTCAACCTCTGCATTAACTCCCTCATCGAGATCCGTTGCTTGGATTTGAATAACAATCGTACCTAATGCAGCGTTTTCTTCTAATTTAACATTATAGACCTCTTTAGAAAAAGTAGGTCTGTTATCGTTGTTGTCTAGAACTTTTATGGTGAGATTAAGATTTGCAGATTTTGACGGTGTTCCTCCATCTACAGCGGTTAAAATCAAACtatggtttgttttctgttctctgtccaAATGTTTCTGCAGCACTAAGAAAGGAATTTTATCCTCTCCTCTATCTCGAATTTCAAGATGGAAATGGTCGTTTTGACTAAGTTTATACCGCTGGACTGAGTTTATACCAACATCTGGATCCCGTGCGCCTGGTAACTGAAATCGTGCTCCCGGCACCGTCGATTCTGCTATCTCTAGTATTTTCTCCTTCTCGGTAAAGCTCGGGAAATGGTCGTTAGCGTCCGTGATTTCTACTGCGACATAATGGACCTCAAGTGGATTCTCAACGACGATTTTCAGATCTATTAAACAAGCACCGTTTCTATCGCACAGCTGTTCTCGGTCGAGATTTTTATGAACATATAAAACCCCATTGTTCGGGTTTACCTCGAACAGCGCATCTTGAGCTCCCGACACAATCCGAAATCGCCGGTTCATCAAAGTACTGACATCTAGACCCAAATCCTTGGCGACATTTCCAATAACAGCTCCCACTTTAACTTCCTCTGGAGTGGAGTATTTTATTTGAGCGAAAATCAGCTCACCAAAgcaaaacagcagagagaaaagcagaagacGAGACCAAGACATCATTCTTCCTCTTTGTCCTTTGTCTCCTTTGGCGTCATCAGGTTAAAACAGCATCCACAAATATATTCCACTCCAAGTACCCGCGCTCATACAGTGATTATATTTTGGAATATTAGGTCGAGTTGGAAAGGTACAGATTAAAATCCGACACACTATATCACTGTTTCTGACCGGACTGACACGATCTTACACTGAGAGGGGCAGAGTCTATTTTGACTGAAGCCTCATCACGTCCCTACTGTAACACTGACACCCAGTGGACCATTCCGTGCTAACAAACAGCATGAAGGAATAAGCGATACCACTGGACAGAGACCTCACATATGCAAAGTTTTGACTGACGTATAAAGCTCCACAATTTGCCCAAGTCAACCATATTCAACTGATGGTTCTGTTCATAAGGCTGGGATGTTAAATCCAAATGAAACAACCAGGTTGTAGCTGACATAGCGACCACTGGAGAATTTGAATGGTTACACTGCAGCACTATCAAAAAGACTTGAGATATTCAGCACCAAGGACAGCgaaaacagtttttactgttttacagcacctgcagcagaaagagaaTCCATTTTTCTACTAGACTAAAAAAATCACTTACAATTCACTCAAACTAAATTTCAGTATCCTGGACAATGGTACAACCCGTCATATTCGTAAAAACCACCATACTAAATAACCCGAGAAAAAATAACttcaagaaatgaaaaacactgaacattgtTAAATCTTTGGTCAAAACCACACGacaatgttttatcatttttcaaacatttggTTAAATAAGACCAAATTCTTTGTACATGAATTACGAGTAAGCCaacatatattattatataacatGATGTGATATGAAAATGGTGAACCAGTCTTACCTCTCCAGATGTGTGTCTCCTGTCAGGGAGCACTAGTGTGTTCGCATGGCTGCCTGGGACTATAGTAGATCCTATACTCATTCTGGGTCCAACTAACATGTAGCGTTTGTCCCCAGATCTGTACTGGATGCTGTGACACAGTGTCCCATCATAATTAGTCTCTTGGAGATATTTGGAAGTATAGTCTGTGGATTTGGAGCACTGCATTGCAATCAGCACGATGATACTGAtgaggaaaaggacagaaactgagCCCAAAGTGATCATCAgataaaaagtcacattattcTCCTCATCATCTTTGGCTGCACTTTTCACATCAGAAGCTGCAAAAGCCTCTTTGGGCTCCACCACTTTGACAAGCACAGTAGCTGTCGCTGACAGTGACACGTTGCCATTGTCTTTTACCAGTATGACCAGTTTGTGCTCAGCCTCGTCTGTCTCTGTGAATGAGCGAAGTGTCCTGATCTGTCCTGTATAGCGGTCCAAGCCAAAGAGACTGTGGTCAGTCACtcgctgcagtgaaaacagtaacCAGCCGTTATATCCTATATCAGCGTCATAGGCTCTGACTTTAGTCACCAAGTGTCCTGCGTTCACATTGCGGGGAATCTCCTCCAGCCCTTCAGCAGAACCGTTGGAGCTGACTGGATACAGGATGACTGGAGcgttgtcgttctggtccagAATGAACACGTTCACTGTGACGTTGCTGCTCAGTGACGGAGCTCCAGAGTCTGTGGCCACAACTTGGAACTGGAACATTTTCACGCTCTCAAAGTCAAAACTTTTCAGAGCCGATATCTGTCCATTATCTGGATTAATATTTAGAAATGATATTATTCCACTTTCAGTCCCTTGTCCCACAATATGATACGAAATTGCTGCATTTTCATTCAAATCATTGTCCGTTGCGCTCACAGAAAATATTGAATTACCTGCAACATTATTTTCTACCAGATAAAACTGCAGTGGATTTTGGGAGAATTGTGGACTGTTGTCATTTACATCTGCTATTTGGATACTCAGGGTTTTAAATGTAGATAAGGGAGGGTCACCACAATCAGTGgcttttattgttatttcataATGTGACACCTGCTCTCGATCCAGAAATTCTTTAGTGACAACTGAATATATATTTTCCTTATAGGAAGGTTTTAATTCAAAAGGTACGTCTGAAGTTATGCTCGATATTATTTTTCCATTGACACCAGAGTCTTTATCTGTCACACTAAGAAGTGAAATGACTGTGCCAAGTTTTGAATCTTCAGGCACTGTGTCTGACAGTGACGTCACTTCTATTTCCGGTGGATTATCATTGACATCTATGATTTTTATAATGACTCTACAGTCACCTGTTAATGGCGGTGTTCCCTTATCTGATGCCTCAACATCGAGtttataaatgtcattttcctCATAGTCCACTGCTCCTTTTATTCTTATTACTCCAGTTAATTTGTCTAAGTCAAATATGTCATAAACTTTTTTCTTAAGAGTTTTTACAAGGCTGTATTCAATCTCACTATTGATGCCTTCGTCTGGGTCCGTCGCATTCATAACAAATATTGAACTACCAATTgggacattttcttttattgagCTTTGATAAATCTCCTGACTAAACACTGGACGATTATCATTACTGTCCAGAACAATAATAGAAACGTTTAATGTCCCTGATCTTTGAGGTTTACCTCCATCGACTGCTGTAACTAGTAATGTGTGTTTGCTCGTCTGCTCTCTGTCTAAGGATTTCTTCAGCACTAAAAACGGTATTTTCTCCTCATCACTTTGACGGATATCTAGAGTAAAATATTCGTTTGAGGTCAAAGTGTATGTACGAATAGAGTTAATTCCTGCGTCAGGATCACGAGCAGTGTGCAGCTGAAATCGCCTCCCTGGCAATGTCGTTTCAAATATTTCAAACCTCTGATCCTTTTCAGGAAAACTGGGGGAGTGATCATTGACATCAGTAATTTCCACAGTTACATAGTGCATTTCTAAAGGGTTTTCAACGAGGATTTTTAGCTCCATTAAACATGCACCGCTACCCTGACAGAGCTCCTCTCTATCGATTTGTTTATGGACATAGAGTGCTCCATTTTTTTGATTTACCTCAAAAAATGTCTCCTTAGATCCGGACACAACACGGAATCGCCGGTCAGTTAACAAGGTAATGTCCAGGCCTAGATCCTTTGCAACATTTCCAACAACCGTTCCTTCTGTCACCTCCTCTGGAACAGAGTATCTTATTTGAGCCAGAGCCTGATTTCCGAACAAAACCAGAAAAGCcatatgaaacacaaacaaacagtgtcCTCTTCTCTGACTTTGTATTTCGGTCCCCATCATTATACTAAACCTTGGAGGAAAATCCCCAATAAGGCCGATACTGCGACAAAAATCTTTATGTCCAGCCCCTTGACTATC harbors:
- the LOC113144763 gene encoding protocadherin alpha-8-like — translated: MSWSRLLLFSLLFCFGELIFAQIKYSTPEEVKVGAVIGNVAKDLGLDVSTLMNRRFRIVSGAQDALFEVNPNNGVLYVHKNLDREQLCDRNGACLIDLKIVVENPLEVHYVAVEITDANDHFPSFTEKEKILEIAESTVPGARFQLPGARDPDVGINSVQRYKLSQNDHFHLEIRDRGEDKIPFLVLQKHLDREQKTNHSLILTAVDGGTPSKSANLNLTIKVLDNNDNRPTFSKEVYNVKLEENAALGTIVIQIQATDLDEGVNAEVEYAFGGDTNSDVLQLFSLDRHVGEIRVKGQIDYETTDVFKLDVQASDRGQPPMTTDCRVIIKIQDVNDNKPEIEVTSLSSTVPEDSKPGTVISLINVRDIDSGLNGKVICSLMGNVPFELKPSFKENMYSLVTKEPLDRETVSHYEISITATDCGEPALSVFKTLSIQVSDVNDNTPEFTHSPLELYLTENNAPGASIFSVSAFDKDLNDNAAVSYNIIRGESGHNDMASFLNINPDNGQISALKSFDFESVKMFQFQVVATDSGAPSLSSNVTVNVFILDQNDNAPVILYPVSSNGSAEGLEEIPRNVNAGHLVTKVRAYDADIGYNGWLLFSLQRVTDHSLFGLDRYTGQIRTLRSFTETDEAEHKLVILVKDNGNVSLSATATVLVKVVEPKEAFAASDVKSAAKDDEENNVTFYLMITLGSVSVLFLISIIVLIAMQCSKSTDYTSKYLQETNYDGTLCHSIQYRSGDKRYMLVGPRMSIGSTIVPGSHANTLVLPDRRHTSGEVSYLVTMLLHFVFS
- the LOC113144764 gene encoding protocadherin alpha-3-like; protein product: MGTEIQSQRRGHCLFVFHMAFLVLFGNQALAQIRYSVPEEVTEGTVVGNVAKDLGLDITLLTDRRFRVVSGSKETFFEVNQKNGALYVHKQIDREELCQGSGACLMELKILVENPLEMHYVTVEITDVNDHSPSFPEKDQRFEIFETTLPGRRFQLHTARDPDAGINSIRTYTLTSNEYFTLDIRQSDEEKIPFLVLKKSLDREQTSKHTLLVTAVDGGKPQRSGTLNVSIIVLDSNDNRPVFSQEIYQSSIKENVPIGSSIFVMNATDPDEGINSEIEYSLVKTLKKKVYDIFDLDKLTGVIRIKGAVDYEENDIYKLDVEASDKGTPPLTGDCRVIIKIIDVNDNPPEIEVTSLSDTVPEDSKLGTVISLLSVTDKDSGVNGKIISSITSDVPFELKPSYKENIYSVVTKEFLDREQVSHYEITIKATDCGDPPLSTFKTLSIQIADVNDNSPQFSQNPLQFYLVENNVAGNSIFSVSATDNDLNENAAISYHIVGQGTESGIISFLNINPDNGQISALKSFDFESVKMFQFQVVATDSGAPSLSSNVTVNVFILDQNDNAPVILYPVSSNGSAEGLEEIPRNVNAGHLVTKVRAYDADIGYNGWLLFSLQRVTDHSLFGLDRYTGQIRTLRSFTETDEAEHKLVILVKDNGNVSLSATATVLVKVVEPKEAFAASDVKSAAKDDEENNVTFYLMITLGSVSVLFLISIIVLIAMQCSKSTDYTSKYLQETNYDGTLCHSIQYRSGDKRYMLVGPRMSIGSTIVPGSHANTLVLPDRRHTSGEVRLVL